The proteins below are encoded in one region of Maribacter aestuarii:
- the dnaK gene encoding molecular chaperone DnaK — protein sequence MSKIIGIDLGTTNSCVSVMEGNEPVVIPNAEGKRTTPSVIAFVEGGEIKVGDPAKRQAVTNPNNTIYSIKRFMGNKYSESKKEAERVPYKVVKGDNDTPRVDIDGRLYTPQELSAMILQKMKKTAEDYLGQDVTRAVITVPAYFNDAQRQATKEAGEIAGLTVERIINEPTAASLAYGMDKKDTDQKIVVFDFGGGTHDVSILELGDGVFEVLATDGDTHLGGDDVDQKIIDWLADEFKKDESIDLRDDAMALQRLREAAEKAKIELSSSAQTEINLPYVTATATGPKHLVRTLTLAKFNQLIDDLVKRTIEPCKTALKAAGLSKSDIDEIILVGGSTRIPAVQEAVEKFFGKKPSKGVNPDEVVAVGAAIQGGVLTGDVKDVLLLDVTPLSLGIETMGGVMTKLIDANTTIPTKKSQVFSTAADNQPSVEIHVLQGERPMAADNKTIGRFHLDGIPPAQRGTPQIEVTFDIDANGIIKVSATDKATNKTQDIRIEASSGLTEEEIKKMKAEAEANADADKKAKETADKLNEADAMIFQTEKQLTEFGDKLSDDKKKPIEEALEELKKAYESKDLAQITPALDKINEAWKVASEEMYKAQAEAQQAGGGAPEGEATADATSPEGDNVEDVDFEEVK from the coding sequence ATGAGTAAAATTATAGGAATAGATTTGGGTACTACCAACTCCTGTGTTTCCGTAATGGAAGGTAACGAGCCGGTAGTGATTCCCAACGCGGAAGGAAAAAGAACTACTCCATCGGTTATCGCATTTGTAGAAGGTGGTGAAATTAAGGTCGGTGATCCTGCAAAGCGTCAGGCGGTTACTAACCCTAACAATACGATATATTCTATCAAACGATTCATGGGGAATAAGTATTCCGAATCCAAGAAAGAAGCGGAAAGGGTACCTTATAAAGTAGTTAAGGGGGATAATGATACCCCACGTGTAGATATCGACGGACGTTTGTACACGCCTCAAGAACTATCGGCCATGATCCTTCAAAAAATGAAGAAAACGGCCGAGGATTATTTAGGACAGGATGTAACTAGAGCAGTTATTACTGTGCCTGCCTATTTTAACGATGCGCAAAGACAAGCTACAAAGGAAGCTGGTGAGATTGCAGGATTAACCGTTGAGCGAATTATCAACGAGCCGACTGCTGCTTCTTTGGCCTACGGTATGGACAAAAAAGATACCGACCAGAAGATAGTCGTTTTTGACTTTGGTGGAGGAACACATGATGTCTCTATCTTGGAGTTGGGTGATGGAGTTTTCGAAGTATTGGCAACGGATGGAGATACGCACTTAGGTGGTGATGACGTAGACCAAAAGATTATCGATTGGTTGGCCGATGAGTTCAAGAAAGATGAAAGCATCGATTTGCGTGATGATGCCATGGCGTTACAAAGATTGCGTGAGGCAGCTGAAAAGGCAAAAATAGAATTGTCTTCCTCTGCACAGACCGAAATCAATTTGCCATATGTAACGGCGACCGCAACAGGACCTAAGCACTTGGTGCGCACATTGACCTTGGCCAAATTCAATCAATTGATAGATGATTTGGTAAAAAGGACTATTGAGCCCTGTAAGACAGCATTAAAAGCTGCCGGACTTTCTAAAAGCGATATCGATGAGATTATTCTTGTAGGTGGTTCTACCAGAATACCTGCCGTACAGGAAGCAGTCGAGAAGTTCTTCGGTAAAAAACCTTCGAAAGGAGTAAATCCGGATGAGGTAGTTGCTGTAGGTGCTGCCATACAAGGTGGTGTTCTTACTGGAGACGTTAAGGATGTATTGTTATTGGATGTTACGCCTCTTTCCTTAGGTATCGAAACTATGGGGGGTGTTATGACCAAGTTAATTGATGCAAACACAACGATTCCTACCAAGAAATCACAAGTGTTCTCTACTGCGGCTGATAATCAGCCTTCTGTTGAGATCCATGTGTTACAAGGAGAAAGACCTATGGCGGCCGATAACAAGACGATTGGACGTTTTCACTTAGATGGTATTCCACCCGCACAAAGAGGAACCCCGCAGATTGAAGTGACTTTCGATATCGATGCAAACGGAATTATAAAAGTATCCGCTACCGATAAGGCTACCAATAAGACCCAAGATATTCGTATCGAAGCTTCTTCTGGATTGACCGAAGAGGAAATTAAAAAGATGAAAGCGGAGGCAGAAGCGAATGCCGATGCTGATAAAAAAGCGAAAGAAACTGCGGATAAGCTGAACGAAGCCGATGCTATGATTTTCCAAACCGAAAAGCAATTGACGGAATTTGGGGATAAATTATCGGACGATAAGAAAAAACCTATCGAAGAAGCTTTGGAGGAACTGAAGAAAGCGTATGAATCGAAGGACTTGGCCCAAATTACCCCAGCTTTGGATAAAATAAACGAAGCTTGGAAAGTAGCATCCGAAGAGATGTACAAAGCTCAAGCGGAAGCGCAACAAGCAGGTGGAGGAGCTCCTGAAGGAGAAGCAACCGCTGACGCTACTTCACCAGAGGGTGACAACGTAGAAGACGTAGACTTCGAGGAAGTTAAATAA
- a CDS encoding GNAT family N-acetyltransferase yields the protein MVLENYRVKLMPLTLDNFHHLIPVASEENLVQYSPSSIETPEKLKEYVQTALEQQQLQTSLPYIIYDKQNASFAGSTRYMNIHWKNKVLHIGSTWIGKAFQGTGLNSQMKYLMLENAFHQMDFEKVEFRIDERNIKSRKAVEKLGAVLEGILRQDVYLTDGFKRNTCCYGLLKQEWEAVKSKNFPNV from the coding sequence ATGGTTTTAGAAAATTACAGGGTAAAATTGATGCCCTTAACTTTGGACAACTTTCATCATTTGATTCCAGTGGCATCAGAAGAAAACCTTGTGCAGTACTCTCCTTCATCTATTGAAACACCCGAAAAATTAAAAGAATACGTACAAACCGCCTTAGAACAACAGCAGCTGCAAACAAGCTTACCTTATATCATATATGACAAGCAAAATGCTTCTTTCGCGGGAAGCACTAGATACATGAATATTCATTGGAAAAATAAAGTATTGCATATTGGCTCTACATGGATAGGAAAAGCTTTCCAAGGAACTGGACTAAATTCACAGATGAAATATTTGATGTTGGAAAACGCTTTCCATCAAATGGATTTTGAAAAGGTTGAATTTAGAATCGACGAACGTAACATCAAATCCAGAAAGGCTGTAGAAAAACTTGGTGCCGTATTAGAGGGAATCTTACGACAAGATGTCTATTTGACGGACGGTTTTAAAAGAAATACCTGCTGTTATGGTCTATTGAAGCAAGAGTGGGAAGCGGTAAAGTCTAAGAATTTTCCTAATGTATAA
- a CDS encoding alpha/beta hydrolase — MKERTKSVTYKSTNTYETLNEFTEKTKNVWIVFHGIGYLSRYFLTYFDELPREENYIIAPQAPSKYYLKNEYKYVGASWLTKENTNLEIENVLSYLNSVLKAEQIPATSNLIVFGFSQGVSIATRWLSKTKLNCSKLILYAGGIPNELTASDFKYLIENKTEVQIVVGRNDEYLTPKRMEIESRKIESLFNGKAKQLVFEGGHEIKKEIINALV, encoded by the coding sequence ATGAAAGAAAGAACTAAAAGTGTTACCTATAAAAGCACCAACACTTACGAAACACTGAACGAATTCACAGAGAAAACCAAGAATGTCTGGATTGTTTTTCATGGTATTGGCTATTTGAGTCGCTATTTCTTAACTTATTTTGATGAACTTCCACGAGAGGAAAATTACATCATAGCGCCCCAAGCCCCCTCTAAATACTATTTAAAAAATGAATATAAATACGTAGGCGCCAGTTGGCTTACCAAGGAAAACACCAATTTAGAAATTGAAAATGTGCTATCCTATTTAAACAGTGTTCTGAAGGCTGAACAAATTCCGGCAACGAGTAATTTGATAGTTTTTGGGTTCTCCCAGGGTGTTTCCATAGCTACGCGATGGTTATCGAAAACAAAGTTGAATTGCTCCAAATTGATTCTTTATGCAGGTGGGATTCCCAATGAACTCACTGCCTCGGATTTTAAATATCTTATCGAAAACAAAACTGAAGTACAAATAGTTGTAGGCAGAAACGACGAATATCTTACCCCGAAAAGAATGGAAATTGAATCAAGGAAAATAGAGTCTCTTTTCAACGGTAAAGCCAAGCAGCTTGTTTTTGAAGGTGGACATGAAATAAAAAAGGAAATTATAAACGCTTTGGTATAG
- a CDS encoding hotdog fold thioesterase yields MDDYKDKILKVCNASSKNTMMETLEIEYIDVGENYLVAKMPVTPKVHQPDGVLHGGASVALAESVGSMASFIFLDGKKFFVRGLEISANHVKSIREGFVYAKANIVHKGRTTQLWHIRITDAEDTLISLCKLTTISLPRT; encoded by the coding sequence ATGGACGATTACAAAGATAAAATTCTAAAAGTATGCAACGCATCATCTAAGAATACGATGATGGAAACTTTAGAAATAGAGTACATAGATGTAGGTGAGAATTATTTAGTGGCTAAAATGCCGGTTACTCCCAAAGTACATCAGCCGGATGGGGTTTTGCATGGGGGAGCTTCCGTAGCCCTTGCGGAAAGTGTGGGCAGTATGGCATCCTTTATTTTTTTGGATGGGAAAAAATTCTTTGTCCGCGGATTGGAGATTTCTGCCAATCATGTAAAGAGTATTCGAGAAGGTTTTGTATATGCTAAAGCCAATATAGTTCATAAGGGTAGGACAACCCAGTTATGGCATATACGAATAACGGATGCTGAGGACACGCTTATTTCACTATGTAAGCTAACGACCATTTCATTACCTAGAACTTAA
- a CDS encoding chorismate-binding protein, with protein MFSDFLENIKQHYQAGLPFVAYRKPNEDSVKALFQDDMALYYAKNFTEEGFVFAPFDSNTPAILLKPDRIDKATFLSTANSLKNDGIEPNISEVEKIYHTNLVKKGIREIERGRLKKVVLSRAIKSKDDIHPTSVFERLLANYSSAFCYIWFHPKVGLWLGATPEKFLKLENGQLTTNSLAGTQAYTGNLNPHWENKEKEEQQLVTDYIHDALKNIVFDIAVSEVSTIKAGNLLHLKTSITGRMRPDLLPEVIRQLHPTPAVGGLPKESSRNFILENENYDRKFYTGFLGELNHTSETKRNSNKKNIENGAYRSVKKSTELFVNLRCLQIVDKKAIVYVGGGVTRESDPESEWEETVNKSRTMLKVLYAK; from the coding sequence ATGTTTTCTGATTTTTTAGAAAATATAAAACAGCATTACCAAGCTGGACTCCCCTTTGTGGCATATAGAAAACCTAATGAAGATTCTGTAAAGGCTTTGTTCCAAGATGACATGGCGCTATACTACGCTAAGAATTTTACGGAAGAAGGTTTTGTATTTGCACCTTTTGATAGTAACACTCCAGCTATACTTCTGAAACCAGATAGAATTGATAAGGCGACTTTTCTCAGCACTGCAAATTCTTTAAAGAATGATGGAATTGAACCCAATATTTCTGAAGTCGAAAAAATATACCATACGAATTTGGTAAAAAAAGGGATTAGGGAAATAGAGAGGGGGCGTCTAAAAAAAGTAGTGCTTTCAAGAGCAATAAAAAGCAAAGATGACATTCACCCGACATCGGTTTTTGAAAGGCTGTTGGCCAATTATTCCAGTGCATTCTGTTACATATGGTTTCACCCAAAAGTCGGCTTATGGTTGGGTGCAACACCAGAAAAATTCTTAAAGCTGGAAAACGGTCAACTAACGACCAACTCCTTAGCAGGTACACAGGCCTATACGGGAAATTTAAATCCCCATTGGGAAAATAAGGAAAAGGAAGAGCAACAATTAGTTACGGATTATATTCATGATGCCCTGAAAAATATCGTTTTCGATATCGCGGTTTCTGAGGTGTCCACCATAAAGGCCGGAAATTTGCTGCATTTAAAAACCAGTATAACTGGAAGGATGCGTCCCGATTTACTTCCAGAGGTTATCCGGCAATTACATCCAACACCTGCTGTGGGCGGATTGCCCAAGGAAAGTAGTCGAAATTTTATTCTGGAAAATGAAAACTATGACAGGAAGTTTTATACCGGTTTTCTTGGGGAACTTAATCATACTTCTGAAACGAAAAGAAATTCCAACAAGAAGAATATTGAAAACGGGGCCTATCGCTCAGTAAAAAAATCTACGGAACTATTCGTGAACTTGCGATGTTTGCAGATAGTTGATAAAAAGGCTATTGTATACGTTGGGGGAGGGGTTACCAGAGAATCCGATCCGGAAAGTGAGTGGGAGGAAACGGTGAACAAAAGCCGTACAATGCTTAAGGTTTTATATGCCAAATAG
- the menD gene encoding 2-succinyl-5-enolpyruvyl-6-hydroxy-3-cyclohexene-1-carboxylic-acid synthase: protein MKYSSIPLAQTIVQHCQAKDISNIVISPGSRNAPLTISFTENPFFNCFSIVDERCAAFFALGMAQQLCKPVALVCTSGSALLNYYPAIAEAFYSQIPLVIISADRPAYKIDIGDGQTIRQDNVFDRHIGYSANLKQDVTHATSKIERYSPQWITMGNVYGIQTEVQSFNDDELNSAINLCIKQNTPVHINAPFEEPLYDFLTASNTKTAIKFHKPNQEAVGPLDEFIKIWHEAKRKIVLVGVNSPNNVDSQLLDKLGNDPTVLVFTETTSNLYHPNFFASIDTILAPIELSDDKENLFEELKPEIVLTFGGLIVSKKIKAFLRTYAPDQHWHVGGVKANDTFFCLKRHFKLSVNEFITRLYANQNNVSSNYFERWDKLKNHHKEKREEYLAQIPFSDFLVYDIILKKIPKGHQLQLSNSSTVRYAQLFDLEPTLRVFCNRGTSGIDGSTSTAIGASLQDDAPTLLITGDLSFFYDSNALWNNYIRKDFRIILINNGGGGIFRILPGKEDSDNFERYFETKHDLNARSLCAMYGLIYNEATDEQSLRKELQSFYEVSDDPKLLEIFTPRLLNNKILMDYFHFIS, encoded by the coding sequence ATGAAATACTCCTCAATTCCTTTGGCCCAAACGATTGTTCAGCATTGCCAGGCCAAGGATATTTCCAATATAGTAATCTCACCGGGATCAAGGAATGCACCCTTGACCATTTCATTTACGGAAAACCCTTTTTTTAACTGTTTTAGTATTGTTGATGAGCGCTGTGCCGCATTTTTCGCCTTGGGCATGGCACAACAACTTTGCAAACCTGTTGCGCTCGTATGTACTTCTGGTAGTGCGTTACTCAATTATTATCCAGCAATCGCGGAAGCCTTTTATAGTCAGATACCGTTAGTCATAATCTCAGCGGATAGACCAGCTTATAAAATAGACATTGGTGACGGACAGACCATCCGTCAGGACAATGTTTTTGACAGACACATTGGATATTCTGCAAATTTGAAACAGGATGTTACTCACGCTACATCAAAAATTGAACGGTATAGTCCACAATGGATTACCATGGGGAATGTGTATGGAATTCAGACAGAGGTTCAATCTTTTAACGATGATGAACTCAACAGCGCCATTAACCTTTGCATCAAGCAAAATACGCCGGTCCACATCAACGCCCCTTTTGAGGAGCCCTTGTACGACTTTCTTACTGCTTCTAATACGAAGACTGCGATAAAATTTCACAAGCCTAACCAAGAAGCCGTTGGTCCGTTAGATGAGTTCATAAAAATTTGGCACGAGGCGAAACGTAAAATTGTTCTTGTTGGGGTAAATTCACCTAATAACGTGGATTCGCAATTATTGGATAAGTTAGGAAATGATCCTACGGTCCTAGTTTTTACAGAAACCACCTCTAATTTATACCACCCCAATTTTTTCGCGAGTATAGACACCATCTTGGCCCCAATAGAACTATCCGACGACAAAGAAAATCTTTTTGAAGAATTAAAACCTGAAATTGTATTGACCTTTGGAGGTCTTATTGTTTCAAAAAAAATAAAGGCTTTTCTCCGAACATACGCACCAGACCAACATTGGCATGTAGGAGGGGTCAAGGCAAATGACACTTTCTTTTGTTTAAAAAGGCATTTCAAGTTATCGGTCAACGAGTTTATAACAAGGCTGTACGCGAACCAGAATAACGTTTCAAGTAACTATTTTGAACGATGGGATAAACTAAAAAACCACCATAAGGAAAAGAGAGAGGAATATCTTGCCCAAATACCCTTTTCTGATTTTTTGGTTTATGATATCATCCTCAAGAAGATACCAAAAGGACATCAATTGCAACTTTCTAACAGCTCCACTGTGAGATATGCTCAATTATTCGATTTAGAGCCTACATTGAGAGTTTTTTGTAATAGGGGCACAAGTGGTATCGATGGTAGCACTTCTACAGCTATTGGAGCTTCTTTGCAGGATGATGCTCCTACGCTCCTAATTACGGGAGACCTAAGTTTTTTTTACGATAGTAATGCCCTTTGGAACAACTATATAAGAAAAGATTTTAGAATCATTCTGATAAACAACGGTGGAGGAGGTATATTTAGAATATTACCGGGCAAGGAGGATTCTGATAATTTTGAAAGGTATTTTGAGACCAAACATGACCTCAATGCACGATCATTGTGCGCGATGTACGGGTTGATTTATAACGAGGCCACGGATGAGCAATCCCTTCGGAAAGAACTACAATCTTTCTACGAGGTATCGGATGATCCTAAACTACTTGAAATTTTTACGCCACGACTATTGAACAATAAAATTTTGATGGATTACTTTCATTTTATATCTTAG
- a CDS encoding DUF2853 family protein, giving the protein MSKRDELIEKYAADIKDKFGTSADMDLLTKVTVGLGPSIYNLDASKVSGGDEKELETVKNNYLVKKLGLKDGPELMTAIKSVMDKYGSSNKNKHRAVVYYMLCKHFNKESVYK; this is encoded by the coding sequence ATGAGTAAAAGAGATGAACTTATCGAAAAATATGCCGCCGATATCAAAGATAAATTTGGTACAAGTGCGGATATGGACCTACTTACAAAAGTGACTGTTGGTCTTGGACCTTCCATTTACAATCTAGATGCCTCTAAGGTTTCTGGAGGTGATGAAAAAGAATTGGAGACAGTTAAAAATAATTACCTTGTTAAAAAATTAGGGCTAAAAGATGGTCCGGAGTTGATGACCGCAATTAAAAGCGTTATGGATAAATATGGTTCATCCAATAAGAACAAACACAGAGCAGTAGTTTATTATATGCTGTGCAAGCATTTCAATAAGGAATCTGTTTATAAATAG
- a CDS encoding CvfB family protein, with protein MIDLGRINKLEILRDTSVGLFLGDEEGNDVLLPNKYVPESYEIGDKIEVFCYLDYDERPVATTLEPYIMLGEFRLLQVAEINAYGAFMEWGLEKHLLVPFREQRIKMKEGQWYVVRCYLDERTGRLVASNKLDKFLNNDNVQLKEWEEVDLVVTRQTDLGWEVIVNEKHKGLVYFNEVFKSINIGDVIPGCVKTIRKDGKIDISLQPLGSRVLEPAANKIYEVLKENDGFLALHDKSDPETIRDIMQMSKKTFKKGLGTLYKARKITFKEDGIAMVAEE; from the coding sequence ATGATAGACTTGGGAAGAATAAATAAACTTGAGATTTTAAGGGATACCAGCGTAGGGCTATTTCTTGGAGACGAGGAAGGTAACGACGTTCTTTTACCTAATAAATACGTACCGGAATCTTATGAAATCGGGGACAAAATCGAAGTCTTTTGCTATTTGGACTATGATGAAAGACCAGTGGCAACAACACTGGAACCCTATATAATGTTGGGTGAGTTCCGCTTACTCCAAGTTGCGGAGATAAATGCTTATGGAGCCTTTATGGAATGGGGTTTGGAGAAGCATCTACTTGTACCGTTCAGGGAACAGAGAATTAAGATGAAGGAGGGACAATGGTATGTAGTGCGTTGTTATCTGGACGAACGTACGGGAAGGCTGGTAGCGTCCAATAAGTTGGATAAATTCTTGAATAACGACAACGTACAACTCAAAGAGTGGGAGGAAGTAGATTTGGTGGTGACCCGGCAAACGGACTTGGGTTGGGAAGTTATCGTGAACGAAAAGCACAAGGGGTTGGTCTATTTTAACGAAGTGTTTAAATCTATCAACATAGGCGATGTAATTCCGGGATGTGTAAAAACAATTCGGAAAGATGGTAAAATTGATATTTCTCTGCAACCTTTAGGTAGTAGGGTTTTAGAACCGGCTGCAAATAAGATTTATGAAGTGTTGAAAGAAAACGATGGGTTTTTGGCATTGCATGACAAATCTGACCCAGAAACTATAAGGGATATCATGCAAATGAGTAAAAAGACCTTTAAAAAAGGATTGGGAACTTTGTATAAGGCAAGAAAAATCACTTTCAAAGAGGATGGTATAGCCATGGTTGCTGAAGAATAG
- a CDS encoding SPOR domain-containing protein gives MPFIEESDLLELHKDIDKAQIINERLLDQIKFKNKELKKSKIQRNVLAGITAFFLIGGLAFTSFTAGLSSSSSFDKQNNNLLVSIDSLDAIKTRIDNLKLQNEELSLVKEFYLAKEFLQKEKIYSVQVKSFVDNNITLASEALTNTLFVKTNPFYSYSLGNFETLQEAQSFRKQLVDIGFQDAFVASYKDGKRIQIEDPY, from the coding sequence ATGCCTTTTATTGAAGAAAGTGATTTATTAGAACTGCATAAAGATATTGACAAAGCTCAGATCATAAACGAGCGACTTCTAGATCAAATAAAATTTAAGAACAAGGAACTTAAAAAGAGTAAAATCCAGCGAAATGTACTTGCAGGTATTACCGCTTTTTTTCTAATAGGTGGATTGGCCTTTACGTCTTTCACGGCCGGTTTGAGTAGCTCCAGTAGTTTCGACAAACAGAACAATAACCTTCTGGTTTCCATTGATAGTTTAGATGCCATTAAAACTAGAATTGATAATCTTAAATTACAGAATGAAGAATTAAGCCTTGTAAAAGAGTTTTATCTTGCAAAAGAGTTTCTTCAAAAGGAAAAGATATATTCCGTTCAAGTCAAATCATTCGTAGATAATAATATTACTTTAGCCTCAGAGGCTCTAACTAATACGCTGTTTGTTAAGACAAATCCGTTCTATTCTTATTCCCTGGGCAATTTTGAAACTTTGCAAGAAGCACAATCCTTCAGAAAGCAGCTTGTGGACATTGGATTTCAAGATGCTTTTGTAGCTTCTTATAAGGATGGTAAAAGAATTCAAATCGAAGATCCGTATTAG
- the menA gene encoding 1,4-dihydroxy-2-naphthoate octaprenyltransferase — protein MSKIGAWVNAARLRTLPLSISGILVGTGMAGFYGTQNSLIFVLALLTTVGFQVTSNFANDYGDGIKGTDNEGRIGPARALQSGLLSPKALKQGIFISIGITMIFVLVLLFAAFGIEGVGYILIFLLLAISSIWAAIKYTMGNTPYGYRGFGDLSVFVFFGLAGVLGAMFLYIKTIPLLSVLPALSIGLLSVGVLNLNNLRDLKSDKLSGKNTVVVKLGFKRGKIYHYLLLSASFLFLVVFIMLTKENWVQFISLLAYVPIVVHLLKVKSIQSPLFLDPELKKLALSTFLMALLFYFSYNYFL, from the coding sequence GTGTCGAAAATAGGCGCATGGGTCAATGCCGCTAGACTCAGAACTCTTCCTTTATCAATATCAGGTATTTTAGTAGGGACAGGCATGGCAGGTTTCTACGGTACACAAAACAGTTTAATTTTTGTTCTCGCACTTTTAACCACTGTAGGATTTCAGGTCACTTCCAACTTTGCAAATGACTACGGTGACGGTATTAAGGGTACTGATAACGAGGGGAGAATTGGTCCGGCGCGGGCTTTACAAAGTGGACTCTTAAGTCCTAAAGCCCTGAAACAGGGTATATTTATCTCCATAGGAATCACAATGATTTTTGTATTGGTTCTTTTATTTGCTGCCTTTGGTATTGAAGGAGTAGGGTATATTTTGATTTTCCTGCTATTGGCTATTTCAAGTATATGGGCGGCTATAAAGTACACCATGGGTAATACGCCATATGGTTACCGAGGTTTTGGGGATCTTTCTGTTTTCGTTTTTTTTGGTTTGGCGGGGGTGCTTGGTGCGATGTTTCTTTACATCAAAACCATTCCCTTGCTTTCCGTGCTTCCGGCCTTGAGTATAGGCTTGCTAAGTGTAGGAGTGCTTAACTTAAATAATCTTAGGGATTTAAAATCGGACAAATTATCAGGTAAAAATACGGTGGTTGTTAAATTAGGTTTTAAAAGGGGTAAAATTTATCACTACTTGCTTTTAAGCGCCTCTTTTCTCTTCTTGGTCGTATTTATTATGTTGACCAAGGAAAACTGGGTTCAATTTATAAGTCTATTGGCCTATGTTCCTATTGTAGTTCATCTATTGAAAGTTAAAAGCATACAAAGCCCATTATTCTTAGACCCTGAACTTAAAAAATTAGCGTTGAGCACCTTTCTCATGGCATTGCTATTTTATTTTAGTTATAATTATTTTTTGTAA
- a CDS encoding LytR/AlgR family response regulator transcription factor: MEQPIKILIVEDNVIIADDMQSMLEEIGYEIVDNVIVYEQAVEVLKSQQVDLVLIDIILASDKTGIDLGKHIRENYDIPFIFVTSNSDRATVENAKTVKPNGYLVKPFEQQDLYTSIEIALSNFIYGKQNNGGSLSEDVNEDVPMSNSILKDSIFVKKQHLYYRIQFGDIQFIKADNVYLEVNTVDKKFLVRSPLKDYLEKLPKNKFYRAHKSYIVNVDHIDAINSKDIMINNTLIPISKDFKEFIISAMNS, translated from the coding sequence TTGGAGCAGCCCATAAAAATTCTTATTGTTGAGGACAATGTCATTATTGCGGATGATATGCAGTCCATGTTAGAGGAAATCGGTTATGAAATTGTTGACAATGTAATCGTCTATGAACAAGCGGTTGAGGTCCTTAAATCCCAACAGGTAGATCTTGTGCTCATAGATATTATTTTAGCATCCGATAAGACCGGTATCGATTTAGGAAAACATATAAGGGAAAATTACGATATTCCGTTCATTTTTGTAACCTCAAACTCGGACAGGGCTACTGTAGAGAACGCTAAGACTGTAAAGCCTAATGGTTATTTGGTAAAGCCTTTTGAGCAACAAGATTTGTATACTTCTATTGAAATTGCCCTCTCCAATTTTATTTATGGTAAGCAAAACAATGGGGGTAGCTTAAGCGAAGATGTTAACGAGGACGTTCCAATGTCCAATTCCATTCTAAAGGATTCAATATTCGTTAAAAAACAGCACTTATATTATAGGATTCAATTTGGGGATATTCAATTCATAAAGGCTGATAATGTTTATCTAGAGGTGAATACCGTTGATAAAAAATTCTTGGTTAGAAGTCCTCTTAAAGATTATTTAGAGAAACTTCCCAAAAACAAGTTTTACAGGGCTCATAAGTCCTACATCGTAAATGTTGATCATATTGATGCAATCAACTCTAAAGACATCATGATTAACAACACTTTAATTCCGATTTCTAAAGATTTTAAGGAGTTTATCATTTCAGCCATGAATTCCTAA